agtaaaaaaatagccaaaaataaccaaaatttattttatttaatatttattaattattaaataagacaaattttatttatttatttttttgtcgatctagtattattattatgacaaaATGTTTTCCATATCTTTCATTTATGTACAAAAATCTAGATGATCAAATTAAAAACAGGGTCCACAAAAAAATCACTGTAATGAAGTTGACTCCTCTAACTAGTCATTTATGGTCATTTTTGTGAGTAGTAGGAAAAGATTGTAAGTGAGAGTGGGGCCAAAGCCCATTTATGTAACAATCTCTATTCTCAACaatattaatacaaaaaaaatcccaaaaaaacAACACTAAAAATCTTTAACATTGAAAGAGAGACGGTGTTTTAGTTGAATATTGACATTTAAAGTGTTTTACAGTATTGTGGATATTGTGCAACACGCTCCTCACGTGGTGCAATACGCCCCTAAGATGCTGCCACGTGTTGGCCAGAATGCTGCCATGTGTCCAATACGCCTCTACGTGTTGCAACACGCCCCCACGTGTTGACTTTCCACCTAAAAAATCCACTTATCTGTAATTATATCATACTctcattttcaacaaaaacaccaatatttttttcatataaaaaaaaattagccaaaaaacaactacaaaaaataatgataataataataatgtcacAATATTATGCAATAATAAttgtttataataaaatatatattaaaatataaaatatacattaaaaataaatcaaattatattatacataaatatataattatttattttagtattaaataacATTTCTTATTAGAAAAACCTTTAAACCAAAAACTAcctcttaaattttttgttaaattacgTTCCTTTAAATTTCTAGTGTACAATTATAATAACATGAGTTGCATGAAATTTAACAAAAGAGAGTTTTAATAGAAGTaggttgaattttaatttcaatatcaaACTTTTGAAACTTGAAAAATAAATGTCTTTTCTACTAGCAGCATCACATAAGATTAAGCCACGTAAAGTGGATATACATCACTCACTTCACTTGTATTGTGTGCATGTTGTTGTGTAAGATCAACGGTGACAGTTACAGTTCAGTTACTTCAATTCGGATAGAGTCATGGCTCAGTGTCTCTGAACAAGCTAAGGGTCGGTCCAACATGACCAATTTTATAGGACTAAGGTTACCACTTCTTGGTGCTGGCTTTTCTTCTTGTTCATGTTCATGTTTTTCTAAAAGGGCGCAAATAATTCTTCTGAAGAAATGGGACAAGGGTGGTTTTGTTAAGGCTTATCCTCGTCGCATGGTTTTGGGCATTGGTGCTTCATTCTTGGGTATGGCCTCTTCTGCTTTTCAGGGTTCCAAATCATTCATTGCCTCTGCTAGGATAAACCCTGGTCCATCTGTTAATGAGGTCATTAATTCTTTCTTCTCATTGGAATTGGATgcttttctttgaaaatttggatTACCATAGTGTTCTAATTTTGGGAGTTTGCTTTTGTTCATGTTCTATTGGTGCTCATAAGCTGAATAATCAATAATTGAGTATATCAATGTATGAAATTTGCTTCATGATTATTGATATGTGAAATAATTGAAGCAACCAAAGAGTAATTGATTTGTTACAGTGCTGAATTTGGCAATTTGCTCCCTATACTAATGGATGAATATCAGATTACAACTTGGTTCCAAAATGTATTCCATGGCTTGAATCTTGTGTTCTAGTGGTTGCTTGAAATTTGATCAAAAGTtaagggttttagggtttcagGTTTTGGGTTTTCTAATGCTTTGTGCCATATTCCCATGATGCAGATACTGAAGAATGTGGAATGGCCAGAGCAGTTCCCTTTCAAGGACGAAGATTTCCAGCGCTTTGATGAGTAAATTTCATCACTGATTTTCATTTTGCTCTGTGCCCtccatttttttatgtatagatTAAGGATCTTGAGTTCATTGAACAACTTTAGAAATTCTGTATCATCCGAATGTGACTCTATCTTGGTCTTGACAGAATTTCTTGCACCTTATGGATTATCTAGCCTTAGCAAGTAATAATCAtggattatattatattatacaaatCTTATTTAGTGCTTGTATATAATACCAGAAAATTTTCTGTTTAGGTCTTCAGATGCATTGTTCTATGATGCGCCTCGATTCGTGACACACATCGATGACCCTGCAATTGCTGCCCTGACTAAGTATTACTCCGTGGTTTTCCCACCTAGCAACACTCCTGGAGTTAGTATCTTGGATATGTGTAGTAGTTGGGTAAGAGTTCTAGTACTATAACCTCGGTTTATCTTATGTTGCATTGCATGTTACATATTGTCATCAATTTTCGCTTTGCATTAGGTCAGCCATTTTCCACCAGGCTACAAGCAAGAACGAGTGGTCGGATTAGGCATGAATGAA
The Arachis duranensis cultivar V14167 chromosome 5, aradu.V14167.gnm2.J7QH, whole genome shotgun sequence genome window above contains:
- the LOC107490140 gene encoding uncharacterized protein LOC107490140, whose translation is MLLCKINGDSYSSVTSIRIESWLSVSEQAKGRSNMTNFIGLRLPLLGAGFSSCSCSCFSKRAQIILLKKWDKGGFVKAYPRRMVLGIGASFLGMASSAFQGSKSFIASARINPGPSVNEILKNVEWPEQFPFKDEDFQRFDESSDALFYDAPRFVTHIDDPAIAALTKYYSVVFPPSNTPGVSILDMCSSWVSHFPPGYKQERVVGLGMNEEELKRNPVLTEYVVQDLNVNPKLPFEDSSFDVITNVVSVDYLTKPLDVFKEMRRILKPGGLAIMSFSNRCFWTKAISIWTSTGDADHVMIVGAYFHYAGGFEPPQAVDISPNPGRSDPMYIVYSRKLPTA